The following proteins come from a genomic window of Chryseobacterium glaciei:
- a CDS encoding GNAT family N-acetyltransferase — MLEISPVNNTHSKSIIDLVLNIQQKEFNVPITIDDQPDLMQIEDFYFANGGSFWGAFIDGELVGTIALVKFDEKAAAIRKMFVKKEFRGKEHNIAQKLLEILISYCHENGIDEVYLGTVSILKAALRFYERNHFTIIDKELLPAKFPVMNADNVFCFLDLKSSL; from the coding sequence ATGTTAGAAATCAGCCCTGTAAACAATACACATTCAAAATCAATCATAGATTTAGTTCTGAATATTCAGCAAAAGGAATTTAATGTTCCTATCACAATAGATGATCAGCCGGATCTTATGCAGATAGAGGATTTTTATTTTGCCAATGGCGGAAGCTTTTGGGGAGCTTTTATCGATGGAGAACTGGTCGGAACAATAGCTTTGGTGAAGTTTGATGAAAAAGCTGCTGCGATCAGAAAGATGTTTGTGAAAAAAGAATTCAGAGGAAAGGAGCATAATATTGCCCAAAAACTATTAGAAATCCTGATTTCATACTGTCACGAAAACGGAATAGATGAAGTATATTTGGGAACTGTATCAATACTAAAAGCAGCATTACGTTTTTACGAACGAAATCACTTTACGATCATCGATAAGGAGTTGCTTCCGGCTAAATTTCCTGTGATGAATGCCGATAATGTATTTTGTTTTCTTGATCTAAAATCCAGCTTATGA
- the lat gene encoding L-lysine 6-transaminase gives MEHTLDIQANKVKETVGKHVLADGFDFVMDIERSHGSWLYDKLSDREYLDMFSMFASASIGYNHPYLLERSAWLGKMAVNKPTLADVYSEEYAHFLEVFERVVIPEELQYAFFIEGGTLGVENAMKACFDWKTLKNFEKGLQTEAGICIHFKQAFHGRSGYTLSLTNTSDPRKYQYFPMFDWPRILNPKLSFPITEENLEETIKNERLALLNIEEAILMHPDKVACIIIEPIQAEGGDNHFRDEFLSGLRKICDQNEILLIYDEVQTGIAMTGKMWAFQHFTAKPDIISFGKKAQVCGVLANKEKFDQVPNNVFRESSRINSTFGGNFIDMLRFQLVMEVIEQENLVENARIVGDYLLDGLKNLAQKYPEKISNARGRGLMCAIDLPTSEERNHLINELFNDGLIILSCGGKSVRFRPHLNVTKEEIQLALDKIENNIKKI, from the coding sequence ATGGAACACACATTAGATATACAGGCAAATAAAGTAAAAGAAACAGTAGGAAAGCACGTTTTGGCAGACGGTTTTGATTTCGTGATGGATATCGAAAGATCTCACGGATCATGGCTATATGACAAGCTTTCAGACAGAGAATATTTAGATATGTTTTCGATGTTTGCATCGGCTTCCATCGGTTACAATCACCCTTACCTTCTTGAAAGATCGGCTTGGTTAGGGAAAATGGCTGTAAACAAACCTACTTTAGCAGACGTTTATTCTGAGGAATACGCTCACTTTTTAGAAGTTTTCGAAAGAGTGGTAATTCCTGAAGAACTACAATATGCTTTCTTCATTGAAGGCGGAACTTTAGGCGTTGAAAATGCAATGAAAGCATGTTTCGACTGGAAAACCCTCAAGAATTTTGAAAAAGGACTTCAAACGGAAGCCGGAATTTGTATCCATTTCAAACAGGCATTTCACGGAAGAAGCGGTTATACATTGAGTTTAACCAATACTTCTGACCCAAGAAAATATCAGTATTTCCCAATGTTTGATTGGCCAAGAATCTTGAATCCAAAACTAAGTTTCCCAATTACTGAGGAAAATTTAGAAGAAACGATAAAGAACGAAAGATTGGCTTTATTAAATATCGAGGAAGCAATTTTAATGCATCCTGATAAAGTTGCGTGTATCATCATTGAGCCGATTCAGGCTGAAGGTGGTGACAACCATTTCAGAGATGAATTTTTATCAGGTTTAAGAAAAATCTGTGATCAAAACGAAATTCTGTTGATTTACGATGAAGTTCAGACAGGTATCGCAATGACAGGAAAAATGTGGGCTTTCCAACATTTTACGGCAAAGCCGGATATTATTTCTTTCGGTAAAAAAGCGCAGGTTTGTGGAGTTTTGGCGAATAAAGAGAAATTTGATCAGGTTCCGAATAACGTTTTCAGAGAAAGTTCAAGAATTAACTCCACTTTTGGAGGGAACTTTATCGACATGCTTCGTTTCCAATTGGTGATGGAAGTTATCGAGCAGGAAAACCTTGTCGAAAATGCGAGAATTGTTGGTGATTATTTATTAGATGGATTGAAAAATCTGGCTCAAAAATATCCTGAGAAAATTTCAAATGCAAGAGGAAGAGGTCTAATGTGTGCGATAGATTTGCCAACGTCAGAAGAAAGAAATCATTTAATTAATGAACTTTTCAATGATGGATTAATCATCTTATCGTGTGGAGGTAAGTCAGTTCGATTCAGACCACACTTAAATGTGACGAAGGAAGAAATTCAATTGGCTTTAGATAAAATCGAAAATAATATTAAGAAAATTTAA
- a CDS encoding efflux RND transporter permease subunit codes for MIKNFINRPVLSTVISILIVILGVLGLISLPVTQYPDIAPPTVSVSANYTGANAETVMKSVVVPLEEQINGVEGMDYITSSAGNDGSAQIQVFFKQGIDPDIAAVNVQNRVTRATPLLPSEVTRSGVVTQKQQTSALMYMSFYSENKDLDDVYLQNFLNINVIPNLKRINGVGDANVFGGKNYSMRVWLDPSKMAAYGLTPDDVTTAINEQSREAAAGSIGQNSGSSFEYIIKYVGKFNEKDQYDNIIIKALPDGQNLMLKDVAKVELAGQSYTGIGENGNNPSISMGIFQTPGSNAQEIIKNIKTYLKSAEGSFPEGVKYTFNFDTNEFLDASIEKVVHTLIEAFILVFIVVYIFLQDFRSTLIPAIAVPVSIVGAFFFLNLFGYSLNLLTLFALVLAIGIVVDDAIVVVEAVHAKMEHGISDAKKATVEAMDEITGAIISITLVMAAVFVPVTFITGPTGVFYQQFGITLIIAIIISAVNALTLSPVLCSLFLKPHDAHHAEYKNLNFLQKFFYKFNIAFKTTTDRYGRGFVFLLRHKWVTLIIFAVTGGILFWASSTMKKGFVPTEDRGIIFTDVQLPPGASMERTYNALKTLQANAMKVPGVQNVTISTGRGFLSGNGSNNGLAFIKLKPFDERKKDNQTSEDITKKLFGISGKVPDAKVVFFQPPSVPGFGNSAGFEMVLLDKSGGDYAALDDKTNEFIGKLMQRPEIEFAQSSFNTKYPQYQMDINVPLAKQVGVSVSTILSTMQGYIGGVYTADFTKYGKQFRVMVQALPENRQNINNLNELYVRTASGVMSPISQFVTLKKAYGPQSVSRYNLFTSVKITGANSAGFSSGDAITAVQDVAKETLNQNYDVEFTGLTREELNSGSQTLLIFGLSLIFVYFILSAQYESYILPLVVVISLPLGVMGAYFGQKVMGLENNIYFQIALIMLVGLLAKNAILIIEFAVQRRHHGETIVMSAINAAKARLRPILMTSFAFIFGLLPLVLASGIGAVGNRSIATGAAIGLLIGTILGLFVIPVLYVIFQTLQEKVKPIKREEINLAE; via the coding sequence ATGATTAAAAATTTTATAAACCGACCGGTTTTATCCACCGTAATCTCAATTTTGATTGTGATTCTCGGTGTTTTGGGATTAATTTCCCTGCCAGTCACACAGTACCCCGATATTGCACCTCCCACAGTAAGCGTTTCAGCGAACTATACCGGAGCCAATGCGGAAACTGTTATGAAAAGTGTTGTAGTACCTTTGGAAGAACAGATCAATGGGGTGGAAGGAATGGACTACATTACTTCTTCTGCTGGAAATGATGGTTCAGCGCAAATTCAGGTATTTTTTAAACAAGGAATTGATCCGGATATTGCTGCAGTAAACGTACAGAATCGTGTTACCAGAGCGACACCGTTGCTTCCAAGTGAAGTTACACGTTCAGGGGTTGTAACACAGAAACAGCAAACGAGTGCCTTGATGTATATGTCTTTCTATTCTGAAAATAAAGATTTAGATGATGTATATCTTCAAAACTTCTTGAATATCAATGTTATTCCAAACTTAAAAAGGATCAATGGTGTAGGTGATGCTAACGTTTTCGGAGGTAAAAACTACTCAATGAGAGTTTGGTTGGATCCTTCAAAAATGGCAGCGTACGGATTGACTCCGGACGATGTTACAACAGCGATCAACGAGCAGAGTAGAGAAGCTGCGGCTGGTTCTATCGGACAAAACAGTGGGAGTTCTTTTGAATATATCATTAAATATGTCGGGAAATTCAACGAGAAAGATCAATACGACAATATCATCATTAAAGCGCTTCCTGATGGACAGAATTTGATGCTGAAAGATGTTGCTAAAGTTGAATTGGCAGGACAATCCTACACAGGAATCGGGGAAAACGGAAACAATCCATCGATCAGTATGGGGATCTTCCAGACACCGGGTTCTAACGCTCAGGAGATCATTAAAAATATTAAAACTTACCTAAAATCAGCAGAAGGAAGCTTCCCTGAAGGAGTAAAATATACATTTAACTTTGATACCAACGAATTCTTGGATGCATCAATCGAAAAGGTAGTGCATACCTTAATTGAAGCCTTCATCTTGGTATTTATCGTGGTTTATATTTTCTTACAGGATTTCAGATCTACGTTGATTCCGGCAATTGCGGTTCCGGTATCTATTGTAGGAGCATTCTTCTTCCTGAATTTATTTGGATATTCATTAAACCTTTTAACTTTATTCGCATTAGTTCTTGCGATCGGTATTGTGGTGGATGACGCAATTGTCGTCGTCGAGGCCGTTCACGCCAAGATGGAGCACGGTATTTCCGATGCTAAAAAGGCAACCGTTGAAGCGATGGACGAGATCACAGGAGCTATTATTTCAATTACATTGGTAATGGCAGCGGTATTCGTTCCTGTGACGTTTATTACAGGGCCGACGGGAGTTTTCTATCAGCAATTTGGTATTACGCTGATTATTGCGATCATCATTTCTGCAGTTAACGCATTAACGTTGAGTCCGGTTTTATGTTCACTATTCTTAAAACCTCACGATGCGCATCATGCTGAATACAAGAATTTAAACTTTTTACAGAAGTTTTTCTATAAATTTAATATTGCTTTCAAAACGACAACAGATCGTTACGGAAGAGGATTTGTGTTCTTATTAAGACATAAATGGGTTACCTTGATCATCTTTGCAGTTACAGGAGGTATTTTATTCTGGGCAAGTTCTACGATGAAAAAAGGTTTCGTACCAACAGAAGACAGAGGGATCATCTTTACTGACGTTCAGCTTCCTCCAGGTGCTTCAATGGAAAGAACGTACAATGCTTTGAAAACGCTTCAGGCAAATGCAATGAAGGTTCCGGGAGTACAAAACGTTACGATTTCTACAGGTAGAGGTTTCTTATCAGGAAACGGAAGTAATAACGGTCTTGCTTTCATTAAGCTAAAACCATTTGACGAAAGAAAAAAAGACAATCAGACTTCTGAAGATATTACTAAAAAACTATTCGGAATCTCAGGAAAAGTTCCGGATGCGAAAGTAGTATTCTTCCAACCGCCAAGTGTACCGGGTTTTGGTAACAGTGCCGGTTTTGAAATGGTATTGTTGGATAAATCAGGTGGAGATTATGCCGCTCTTGATGATAAAACAAATGAATTTATCGGAAAATTGATGCAAAGACCTGAGATTGAATTTGCTCAGTCATCATTTAATACAAAATATCCTCAGTATCAAATGGACATTAATGTTCCTTTGGCCAAGCAGGTTGGTGTTTCTGTAAGTACAATTTTAAGTACAATGCAGGGATACATCGGAGGGGTTTACACCGCTGACTTTACGAAATATGGAAAACAGTTCAGAGTAATGGTTCAGGCACTTCCTGAAAACAGACAAAACATCAATAACTTAAATGAATTGTATGTAAGAACTGCTTCCGGAGTAATGTCGCCAATCTCTCAATTTGTAACGCTGAAAAAAGCATACGGTCCACAATCTGTAAGTAGATATAACTTATTTACTTCCGTGAAAATTACAGGAGCTAACTCTGCAGGATTCAGTTCCGGAGATGCGATTACGGCAGTTCAGGATGTAGCGAAGGAAACTTTAAATCAAAATTACGATGTAGAATTTACGGGGTTAACAAGAGAAGAATTAAATTCAGGATCTCAGACATTATTGATCTTTGGTTTAAGTTTAATCTTCGTTTACTTCATTCTTTCTGCTCAGTATGAAAGTTATATTCTTCCGTTGGTTGTGGTAATTTCTCTTCCTCTTGGGGTAATGGGAGCTTATTTTGGTCAAAAAGTAATGGGCTTGGAAAATAATATTTATTTCCAGATCGCCTTGATTATGTTGGTTGGATTGCTCGCGAAAAATGCCATCTTGATCATCGAATTTGCTGTTCAGAGAAGGCATCATGGTGAAACGATTGTAATGTCTGCCATCAATGCTGCAAAAGCAAGATTAAGACCAATCTTGATGACGTCATTTGCCTTTATCTTCGGTCTATTGCCATTGGTTTTAGCAAGTGGAATCGGAGCTGTTGGTAACAGATCTATTGCAACAGGTGCCGCGATTGGATTATTAATAGGTACAATTTTAGGACTTTTCGTAATTCCTGTTTTGTATGTTATTTTCCAAACGTTACAAGAAAAAGTGAAGCCAATTAAAAGAGAAGAAATCAATTTAGCAGAATAA
- a CDS encoding DUF2007 domain-containing protein, producing the protein MERSTRVSVFESDKPSEIQLIKSKLDDAQIANAVENSYLTFTTTPTATSLKVMVDLEQESKAFEIIDAYLQQSENQ; encoded by the coding sequence ATGGAAAGAAGTACGAGAGTATCCGTTTTTGAAAGTGATAAACCTTCAGAAATACAGTTAATCAAATCTAAATTGGATGATGCACAAATTGCAAATGCAGTTGAAAACAGTTATCTGACTTTTACAACAACGCCGACGGCAACATCGTTAAAAGTTATGGTAGATTTGGAACAGGAGAGCAAAGCATTTGAAATTATCGATGCTTATCTTCAACAAAGTGAAAACCAATAA
- a CDS encoding transcriptional regulator yields the protein MHKSIEIDEKIFQDAVKFYGTVFNLPPLASKIYAYLLFDYEKMGITFDEFVEVLSASKSSVSTSISLLLSSQLIVDHNKMDERKRYFFINDEYKKIRFEKIVQKMKDELKLLDDLDKFKKVKDDGYDEKIEAYKALLDKNIINIQESLNKL from the coding sequence ATGCATAAGAGTATAGAAATTGACGAAAAAATTTTTCAGGATGCTGTGAAATTCTATGGCACCGTTTTCAATTTACCACCGTTAGCTTCAAAAATTTACGCCTATCTTCTTTTCGATTATGAAAAGATGGGGATTACGTTTGATGAGTTTGTTGAAGTGCTTTCTGCAAGTAAAAGCTCTGTTTCTACGAGTATTTCTTTACTGCTGAGCTCGCAACTTATTGTAGATCACAATAAAATGGATGAACGAAAAAGATATTTTTTTATCAATGATGAGTACAAAAAAATAAGATTTGAAAAAATAGTTCAAAAAATGAAGGACGAATTAAAATTACTGGATGACTTAGACAAGTTTAAAAAAGTTAAAGATGATGGTTACGACGAAAAAATTGAAGCTTATAAAGCTCTTTTAGATAAAAACATAATAAATATTCAAGAATCTCTTAATAAACTATAA
- a CDS encoding efflux RND transporter periplasmic adaptor subunit — MNNKLVILSIAAFSLTACKKEAPKQDGAKPYPVVNVEVKNIVGYQTFPATIQGRVNNDVRAKIQGYITQVLVDEGQYVTKGQPLFRLETNILTENAAAAKAGIGAAESTIAASQAGVNAAQVEVNKLKPLVAKNIISDVQLQTAQANLAQAKAQLQQSMAAKQQASANYKGVAANIEYSIIRAPISGVIGKLPLKVGSLVGPTDQTALTTISDTSELFAYFSMNEKEYFDFLEKSPGATLPEKIKNLPMVELQLANGSIYSEKGRIEAITGQIDATTGTIQFRVAFSNPQKLLSNGNSGSIRLPKAYDNVLVVPESATYEQQGIVYVYKVDKGDTARNVVINVIDRIENMALIKSGVNKGETIIAAGIGGLKPGTAVKPKPVKMDSLVQSIKPKF; from the coding sequence ATGAATAATAAGCTAGTTATACTTTCTATTGCGGCATTCTCACTCACTGCCTGCAAAAAAGAAGCTCCAAAACAGGATGGCGCAAAACCATATCCTGTAGTGAATGTGGAGGTAAAAAATATCGTAGGTTATCAGACATTTCCGGCTACCATTCAGGGTAGGGTGAATAATGATGTACGTGCGAAAATACAGGGATATATCACTCAGGTTTTGGTGGATGAAGGACAATATGTTACAAAAGGACAGCCTTTGTTCCGTCTTGAAACCAATATCTTAACAGAAAACGCCGCTGCTGCAAAAGCAGGAATCGGCGCAGCTGAATCTACAATTGCAGCTTCTCAGGCAGGTGTAAATGCAGCTCAGGTTGAAGTCAATAAATTAAAACCTCTTGTTGCAAAAAATATCATCAGTGATGTTCAGTTGCAGACTGCACAGGCGAATTTAGCTCAGGCAAAAGCTCAGTTGCAACAGTCAATGGCTGCAAAACAACAGGCTTCGGCAAATTATAAAGGAGTAGCTGCAAACATCGAATATTCTATCATTCGTGCGCCTATTTCCGGAGTTATCGGGAAGCTTCCTTTAAAAGTAGGGAGTTTAGTTGGTCCGACAGATCAAACAGCTTTAACAACAATTTCAGATACATCAGAATTATTCGCTTATTTCTCGATGAATGAAAAAGAATATTTTGATTTCTTAGAAAAATCTCCGGGAGCTACGTTGCCAGAAAAGATCAAAAATCTTCCAATGGTAGAATTACAGTTGGCAAACGGAAGTATTTATTCTGAAAAGGGTAGAATTGAAGCCATTACAGGTCAAATTGATGCTACAACAGGAACAATTCAGTTTAGAGTTGCTTTCTCAAACCCTCAAAAATTATTGAGTAACGGTAACAGTGGATCTATCAGACTTCCAAAAGCTTACGATAACGTATTGGTTGTTCCGGAAAGCGCAACATACGAACAACAAGGTATTGTTTACGTTTACAAGGTTGATAAAGGAGACACAGCGAGAAATGTTGTGATTAATGTGATCGACAGAATCGAAAATATGGCTTTAATAAAATCTGGCGTAAATAAAGGCGAAACTATTATTGCTGCAGGAATCGGAGGTCTAAAACCGGGAACTGCCGTTAAGCCAAAACCAGTAAAAATGGATAGCCTTGTTCAATCTATAAAACCGAAATTCTAA
- a CDS encoding MarR family winged helix-turn-helix transcriptional regulator produces the protein MNVINESGTLALSTRLQRLSEQLRKDGALVYKEFGIDFEPKWFPVIFTLHHKKILSVVEIANEIGYTHPSTISLLKELEKQKMIVSKKDKSDERKRLIELAPKGLELIEKMKPVWELVSKVLGEISDNENHLLKAINEAEEKIAAQSFLQRVLELKNAK, from the coding sequence ATGAATGTTATCAATGAATCCGGCACTCTTGCCTTATCAACGAGATTGCAACGTCTTAGTGAGCAATTGCGTAAAGATGGAGCCTTAGTTTATAAAGAATTCGGGATCGATTTTGAGCCTAAATGGTTTCCTGTTATATTTACATTACATCATAAAAAAATACTCAGCGTCGTAGAAATTGCGAACGAAATAGGGTATACCCATCCATCAACCATCAGCCTTTTGAAAGAACTTGAAAAACAGAAAATGATTGTATCTAAAAAAGATAAATCGGATGAACGTAAACGCTTAATCGAATTAGCTCCAAAAGGTCTTGAATTAATAGAAAAAATGAAGCCGGTTTGGGAACTGGTTTCAAAAGTATTGGGTGAAATTTCAGATAACGAGAATCATTTATTGAAAGCTATTAATGAAGCTGAGGAAAAAATTGCTGCTCAATCGTTTTTGCAGAGAGTCTTAGAATTGAAAAATGCCAAGTAA
- a CDS encoding TolC family protein: MKSLLNIIKGITFSVAILAAVSSCMARKEYERPKSVVDEKLFRTDMLPTDSTNIANVSWKEIFTDPILQGHISKALENNLDIRIALQSITSAEAYLKQSKAAYEPTISVGPGYSFQTQSLNTQTGQLFGDRRYINQIDITASVGWEADIWGKLKSQEKAQLATYLGTVAAHKAVKSDLVASVASAYYQLLTYDSQKKIITETIAVREKNLETTKALKISGTVTEVAVQQSEALVFNAQSLLIDIDTQIQLLENTMSLLMGEPSHTIERSTLETQNIPIDLKLGYPAQLLANRPDVMRAEYSLMNAFELTNSAKAQFYPTLKITGSGGIQSLDIDHLFSVNSLFASVVGGLVQPILNKRTIRTNYEVSLANKETAYLNFRKTVLTAGKEVSDAIRVFSVQDSFIALKEKELGAYKKSVDYSQELVNYGMANYLEVLNASVNSLNAELNISNAEYSKMKAGIDLYQALGGGWQ, translated from the coding sequence ATGAAGAGTTTATTAAACATCATAAAAGGAATAACTTTTTCAGTCGCAATTCTTGCAGCCGTTTCATCTTGTATGGCGAGAAAAGAATATGAAAGACCGAAAAGTGTTGTAGACGAAAAGCTTTTCCGTACAGATATGCTTCCTACAGACAGTACCAATATCGCGAATGTTTCCTGGAAAGAAATTTTTACCGATCCGATACTTCAAGGACATATTTCTAAAGCTTTAGAAAATAATTTAGATATCAGAATTGCCTTACAGAGCATTACTTCTGCAGAGGCTTATTTAAAGCAAAGTAAAGCAGCCTATGAACCGACAATAAGTGTTGGTCCTGGATATTCTTTCCAGACTCAGTCTTTGAATACCCAAACGGGACAGTTGTTCGGAGACAGAAGATACATCAATCAAATTGATATTACAGCAAGTGTTGGCTGGGAAGCTGATATTTGGGGTAAATTAAAATCTCAGGAAAAAGCTCAGTTAGCCACATATTTAGGAACTGTTGCTGCTCATAAAGCGGTAAAAAGTGACTTGGTTGCCTCTGTTGCTTCTGCCTATTATCAGTTGTTGACGTATGATTCTCAGAAGAAAATCATTACGGAAACAATCGCTGTTCGTGAGAAAAATTTAGAAACAACAAAAGCTTTAAAAATATCGGGAACTGTAACAGAAGTTGCTGTTCAACAAAGTGAAGCGCTTGTTTTCAATGCACAGTCTTTATTGATTGATATTGATACTCAGATCCAGTTATTGGAGAATACAATGAGTTTATTAATGGGAGAACCGTCTCACACGATCGAAAGATCTACATTGGAAACACAGAATATTCCAATCGATTTAAAATTAGGATATCCTGCTCAATTGTTGGCAAACCGTCCGGATGTGATGAGAGCAGAATACAGTCTGATGAATGCTTTTGAATTAACAAATTCAGCAAAAGCTCAGTTTTATCCTACATTGAAAATTACAGGAAGCGGAGGAATTCAGTCTTTGGATATTGATCATTTATTCAGTGTGAATTCATTATTTGCGAGTGTAGTTGGAGGTTTAGTTCAGCCTATTTTAAATAAGAGAACGATCAGAACCAACTATGAAGTAAGCTTAGCCAATAAGGAAACGGCATATTTAAATTTCAGAAAAACGGTTCTTACAGCCGGAAAAGAAGTTTCTGATGCGATAAGAGTTTTCTCTGTTCAGGATTCTTTTATTGCTTTAAAGGAAAAAGAATTGGGAGCTTACAAAAAATCTGTAGATTATTCTCAGGAATTGGTGAACTACGGTATGGCAAACTATCTTGAAGTATTGAATGCCAGCGTAAATTCATTAAACGCAGAATTGAATATCTCAAACGCAGAATATAGTAAAATGAAAGCCGGAATAGACCTTTATCAGGCTCTAGGTGGCGGATGGCAGTAG
- a CDS encoding GNAT family N-acetyltransferase produces MTQEIKLRKAEIEDRDLIWEIIQQAIERRRIDGSTQWQNGYPNLDTIESDIAKNFGFVLTVDGEIAVYVALIFNDEPAYSTIEGAWLSDGEFVVVHRVAVHEKFAGHGLAKKLFDHIEIFTKENGVQSVKVDTNYDNIAMLKILEKQGYSYCGEVFLAGGMRKAFEKIII; encoded by the coding sequence ATGACGCAAGAAATTAAACTAAGGAAAGCAGAAATTGAAGACAGAGATCTAATCTGGGAAATTATCCAACAGGCAATTGAAAGAAGAAGAATAGACGGAAGTACACAATGGCAGAACGGATATCCCAATCTCGATACCATAGAAAGTGATATTGCAAAAAACTTTGGATTTGTTTTAACAGTAGACGGAGAAATCGCCGTTTATGTAGCCCTGATTTTTAATGATGAACCAGCTTACAGCACGATCGAAGGTGCTTGGCTGAGCGATGGAGAATTTGTTGTTGTTCACAGAGTTGCCGTTCATGAAAAGTTTGCCGGACATGGATTAGCTAAAAAACTTTTCGATCATATTGAAATTTTCACCAAAGAAAATGGAGTTCAAAGTGTAAAAGTAGACACGAATTACGATAATATTGCCATGCTGAAAATCCTTGAAAAACAAGGATATTCTTATTGTGGAGAGGTTTTTCTGGCTGGTGGAATGAGAAAGGCTTTTGAGAAGATTATCATTTAA